From the Chloroflexus aurantiacus J-10-fl genome, one window contains:
- a CDS encoding diguanylate cyclase, translating into MTTNRSPVILVVDDTPANLLLLTQLLSAQSYDVRPVTQGTAALTAIRTIRPDLVLLDIRMPDMDGYEVCQQLKADEETAQIPVIFISALDDVEDKVRAFECGGVDYIAKPFQPLEVLARVRTHLALAQARKALEAANRELQRALAREAELARMDWLTGVYNRSHFYELARHEFAIATRYERPLTMCMLDVDHFKQINDRYGHLVGDQVLRAVAQTVAHQIRTADSIGRFGGEEFILLLPNTNLPSALTLAERLRVTIADLQVHTDRGIVTATISVGVAERQSTDTTIERLIDRADRALYAAKRQGRNCVVGV; encoded by the coding sequence ATGACCACAAATCGTTCACCTGTCATTCTCGTCGTTGATGACACTCCGGCGAATCTGCTGTTGCTCACCCAGCTTCTGAGTGCGCAGTCTTACGATGTGCGCCCGGTCACTCAGGGGACAGCGGCCTTAACGGCAATCCGCACCATTCGCCCCGATCTCGTCTTGCTTGATATTCGGATGCCGGATATGGATGGTTACGAGGTTTGCCAGCAACTGAAAGCGGATGAGGAAACAGCGCAGATACCGGTGATCTTCATTAGCGCACTGGATGACGTTGAAGATAAAGTACGGGCATTTGAGTGTGGCGGGGTGGATTATATTGCAAAGCCGTTTCAACCTCTCGAAGTACTGGCACGGGTGCGCACCCACCTGGCGCTGGCCCAGGCGCGCAAAGCTCTCGAAGCTGCCAATCGCGAACTCCAACGAGCATTGGCCCGTGAAGCTGAGCTGGCCCGGATGGATTGGCTGACCGGCGTGTATAATCGGAGCCATTTCTACGAGCTGGCCCGCCACGAGTTTGCGATTGCTACCCGTTATGAACGACCACTGACGATGTGTATGCTCGATGTTGATCACTTTAAGCAGATTAATGATCGCTATGGTCATCTGGTTGGTGATCAGGTCTTACGGGCGGTTGCTCAAACTGTCGCGCACCAGATACGCACTGCCGATAGCATCGGTCGTTTTGGGGGAGAGGAATTCATTCTGTTGTTGCCGAACACGAATCTCCCTTCTGCACTTACGCTGGCCGAACGCTTGCGGGTAACGATTGCCGATTTACAGGTTCACACCGATAGGGGCATTGTCACAGCAACGATCAGTGTCGGCGTGGCTGAACGCCAGTCAACTGATACCACGATTGAGCGTTTAATTGATCGCGCCGATCGGGCATTGTACGCTGCGAAACGGCAAGGGCGTAACTGTGTGGTCGGGGTGTAA
- the mazG gene encoding nucleoside triphosphate pyrophosphohydrolase yields the protein MNNAFSTLLDVAIARGLIDPVSMQVFAIDSVLQSPPLPAAQKVLPWVEEQKLGRYQPPRLPYPLARHTPALIWGSAASFNVGLLAAVLGERYPDHHPLTIITLPGDTVHSCQLRDLPTVSLSDAQMVALVVPALPLADDRRGFERLQWVVSRLLGPDGCPWDVRQTHQSLRQHLIAEVYEAVEALDTGNMTELCEELGDVLLQVFVHSEMARQVGTFTIEDVIQTVADKLVFRHPHVFATTEVDGPEQVLRNWYQLKAQEQAAKGKVRNSALDGVPAALPALMMAQEFSRKAIRVGFTWHDLDQVWAKVTEELHELRTAADPAAQQAELGDLLFALATLAHWLKLDAEIALRDAAMRYKQRFQFVEQMAAQSGRALQDCSLAEMMAWWAEAKTLGNGW from the coding sequence ATGAATAATGCCTTCTCTACCCTACTGGACGTGGCGATAGCACGTGGGTTGATCGATCCGGTATCAATGCAGGTTTTCGCTATCGATTCGGTGTTACAATCGCCACCGTTGCCTGCTGCGCAGAAGGTATTGCCCTGGGTAGAAGAACAGAAATTGGGCAGGTATCAACCGCCGCGCCTGCCCTATCCGCTGGCGCGCCATACCCCGGCATTGATCTGGGGATCGGCTGCGTCCTTTAACGTTGGTCTGTTAGCAGCAGTGCTTGGTGAGCGTTATCCCGATCACCATCCGTTGACGATCATTACCTTACCGGGTGATACTGTGCATTCCTGCCAGTTGCGTGATCTGCCAACGGTGAGCCTGTCCGATGCGCAAATGGTTGCACTCGTGGTTCCGGCTCTACCGCTGGCCGATGATCGACGTGGTTTTGAGCGTCTGCAATGGGTCGTCAGTCGTTTGCTCGGCCCTGATGGCTGTCCGTGGGATGTGCGTCAGACCCATCAAAGCCTGCGGCAACACCTCATCGCCGAGGTCTACGAAGCGGTTGAGGCGCTGGATACCGGTAATATGACGGAACTCTGTGAAGAGTTGGGGGATGTGCTCTTGCAGGTCTTTGTGCATAGCGAGATGGCACGGCAGGTGGGCACGTTCACCATTGAAGATGTCATTCAGACGGTGGCCGATAAGCTGGTATTCCGTCATCCGCACGTCTTTGCTACAACTGAGGTTGATGGTCCTGAACAGGTATTGCGCAACTGGTATCAGCTCAAAGCGCAAGAGCAGGCGGCGAAGGGCAAGGTGCGCAACAGTGCGCTTGATGGTGTGCCGGCGGCGCTGCCGGCGCTGATGATGGCGCAGGAATTTTCCCGCAAAGCCATCCGTGTAGGGTTCACGTGGCACGATCTCGATCAGGTGTGGGCCAAAGTCACCGAAGAGTTGCATGAATTGCGCACTGCCGCTGATCCGGCGGCGCAACAGGCCGAATTAGGCGATCTGCTCTTTGCGCTGGCAACGCTGGCGCACTGGTTAAAGCTGGATGCCGAGATAGCTTTGCGCGATGCAGCTATGCGCTACAAACAACGCTTTCAGTTCGTTGAGCAGATGGCTGCGCAAAGCGGGCGTGCATTGCAGGATTGTTCACTGGCTGAAATGATGGCCTGGTGGGCAGAAGCCAAAACCCTGGGCAACGGATGGTGA
- a CDS encoding DUF951 domain-containing protein: protein MKPMPLALNDVVQLRKPHACGGDTWRIVRLGADIGLRCETCGRRVLLPRSEVERRIKRFVVRSEDAQGAE from the coding sequence ATGAAACCCATGCCGCTTGCGCTTAACGATGTCGTGCAGTTACGGAAGCCACACGCCTGTGGTGGTGATACCTGGCGGATCGTGCGGCTGGGTGCCGACATCGGTCTGCGCTGTGAAACGTGTGGTCGGCGCGTGTTGTTGCCACGCTCAGAGGTCGAACGTCGGATCAAGCGGTTTGTGGTGCGGAGCGAAGATGCGCAGGGTGCTGAGTAG
- the lepA gene encoding translation elongation factor 4, with the protein MSDQLHIRNFSIIAHVDHGKTTLSDRLLEATRTISEREQREQLLDSLDLEREKGITIKLKPVRMEYRAADGQLYQLNLIDTPGHVDFSYEVNRSLAACEGALLVVDASQGIEAQTLANTYLALENDLVIIPVVNKIDLPGAHPEEVAQEIETVIGIPAEDAIMASAKEGIGIAEILEAIVRRIPPPRGQRQQPARALIFDSHYDPYKGVIAYVRVVDGAFTSRDRVRFMGTGAQAETLELGIFRPAMTPLNELVAGEVGYIATGLKSVADCQVGDTITLADAPAAEPLPGYRPAKPMVFAGLYPIDSNAYPELREALERLKLNDAALSFQPESSAALGFGFRCGFLGLLHMEIVRERLEREYKLDLLITAPSVEYQVLLSDGEIVTVANPSEMPDQSRVEAIEEPVVEISVIAPVRYIGTIMELVTTRRGTFISMDYLDPTRVLLKYRMPLAEIVIDFYDQLKSRTQGYASLDYHLAGYQEADLVKLDILVNGQPVDALSLIVHRDFAYQRGRDLVERLRQLIPRQMFEVPIQAAIGSKVIARETIRALRKDVLAKCYGGDVTRKRKLLEKQKEGKKRMKMVGSVEIPQEAFMAILSLNETGSERER; encoded by the coding sequence ATGTCAGATCAACTGCACATCCGTAATTTCAGCATCATCGCTCACGTCGATCACGGCAAAACAACGCTGAGTGATCGCTTACTTGAAGCAACGCGCACGATCAGCGAGCGTGAACAGCGCGAGCAACTGCTCGACTCGCTCGATCTGGAACGCGAAAAAGGGATCACGATCAAGTTAAAGCCGGTGCGCATGGAGTATCGCGCAGCCGATGGTCAGCTTTACCAGCTTAACCTGATCGATACGCCCGGTCACGTGGATTTTAGCTACGAAGTCAACCGCTCGCTGGCAGCGTGCGAAGGGGCGTTGCTGGTTGTTGATGCCTCGCAGGGGATTGAGGCGCAGACCCTCGCCAATACCTATCTGGCGCTGGAAAATGATCTGGTGATTATTCCGGTCGTCAACAAGATCGACCTGCCCGGTGCGCATCCCGAAGAGGTGGCGCAGGAGATTGAGACGGTGATTGGTATTCCCGCCGAGGATGCGATCATGGCTTCGGCGAAGGAAGGAATCGGGATTGCCGAGATTCTGGAGGCGATTGTCCGCCGTATTCCACCGCCACGTGGTCAACGCCAGCAGCCGGCACGGGCGCTCATCTTTGACTCGCACTACGATCCGTACAAAGGTGTCATTGCCTATGTTCGGGTTGTTGATGGTGCCTTCACCAGTCGTGATCGGGTGCGCTTTATGGGCACCGGTGCCCAGGCCGAAACCCTCGAACTCGGCATCTTCCGCCCGGCCATGACTCCGCTGAATGAACTGGTTGCCGGTGAAGTGGGCTATATTGCCACCGGCTTGAAGAGCGTGGCCGACTGTCAGGTGGGTGATACGATCACTCTGGCCGACGCCCCGGCTGCCGAGCCGCTACCCGGTTATCGCCCGGCCAAACCGATGGTCTTCGCCGGTCTCTATCCCATCGACTCGAATGCCTATCCTGAGTTGCGTGAAGCGCTCGAACGTCTGAAACTGAACGATGCGGCGCTCTCGTTTCAGCCGGAAAGCTCGGCGGCGCTGGGATTTGGGTTCCGCTGCGGATTTCTCGGCCTTTTGCACATGGAGATTGTGCGTGAACGGCTTGAACGCGAGTATAAGCTCGATCTGCTGATCACCGCACCCTCGGTCGAATACCAGGTTTTGCTCTCTGATGGCGAGATTGTGACCGTCGCCAATCCATCGGAGATGCCCGATCAGTCGCGGGTTGAAGCGATTGAGGAGCCGGTGGTCGAGATTAGTGTGATCGCACCGGTGCGCTATATCGGGACGATTATGGAGCTGGTGACGACCCGACGCGGGACGTTCATCAGTATGGATTATCTTGACCCGACACGGGTGCTCTTGAAATATCGGATGCCTCTGGCCGAGATCGTGATCGATTTCTACGATCAACTGAAGAGCCGCACGCAAGGTTACGCCTCACTCGATTATCATCTGGCCGGCTATCAGGAAGCTGACCTGGTGAAGCTGGATATTCTGGTCAACGGGCAACCGGTTGATGCCCTCTCGCTGATTGTGCATCGCGATTTTGCCTACCAGCGTGGTCGTGATCTGGTGGAACGGCTACGGCAGTTGATCCCGCGCCAGATGTTCGAGGTGCCGATCCAGGCCGCGATTGGCTCGAAGGTGATTGCCCGCGAGACGATCCGCGCCTTGCGCAAGGATGTGCTGGCGAAGTGTTACGGTGGTGACGTCACGCGCAAACGGAAGCTGCTCGAAAAGCAGAAAGAGGGCAAGAAGCGCATGAAGATGGTGGGGAGTGTGGAGATTCCCCAGGAAGCCTTCATGGCGATCCTGTCACTCAATGAAACGGGTAGCGAGCGTGAGCGGTAG
- a CDS encoding peptidylprolyl isomerase: MRRLLWLFALLVLAGCQSAVQGQQWETVDSPVAFRLGTQVFTVADVNAEIKRAIGDGVANALASGQTREQVEQIVVENDLRRQIFEQMIQNELLLQYARQHGIGIDPAALDAEIAARLPADADPAEVQDLRNVLAREQIVFAVIARNTRADMARARHILVADEATAQATLAELQAGADFATLAAQRSQDTGSAANGGDLGWTPRGEFVPQFEEAIFSLPLNTPQIVQTDFGFHIVEVLERESQRPFSSFDDLRTRRNASQFYQETFVPWYEELRRQAELSGELQIAAGFDPNTLPIPFPETP; this comes from the coding sequence ATGCGTCGTCTGCTATGGTTGTTTGCGCTTCTGGTGCTGGCCGGGTGTCAGAGTGCCGTTCAGGGTCAGCAGTGGGAAACGGTCGATTCACCGGTCGCATTCCGGCTGGGTACACAAGTCTTCACCGTTGCCGATGTCAATGCTGAGATCAAGCGGGCGATTGGTGATGGGGTAGCGAATGCACTGGCCAGTGGTCAGACACGTGAGCAGGTCGAACAGATTGTGGTCGAGAATGATCTGCGTCGCCAGATTTTCGAGCAGATGATCCAGAATGAGCTGCTGTTGCAATATGCACGCCAGCATGGGATCGGGATTGATCCGGCAGCACTCGATGCTGAAATTGCCGCCCGCCTGCCGGCTGACGCCGACCCGGCGGAGGTGCAGGATTTGCGCAACGTGCTGGCGCGTGAGCAGATCGTCTTTGCAGTGATTGCCCGCAACACACGCGCCGATATGGCGCGGGCACGCCATATTCTGGTTGCCGATGAGGCTACAGCGCAGGCAACGCTGGCCGAATTGCAGGCCGGTGCCGATTTTGCAACGCTGGCTGCCCAACGTTCGCAGGATACCGGGTCGGCGGCCAATGGCGGTGATCTGGGATGGACGCCACGTGGTGAGTTTGTGCCCCAGTTTGAAGAGGCGATCTTCTCACTACCGCTCAATACACCGCAAATTGTGCAAACCGATTTTGGTTTTCATATTGTTGAGGTGTTGGAGCGTGAGAGTCAGCGTCCATTTTCATCTTTCGACGATCTGCGCACACGGCGCAACGCCAGCCAGTTTTATCAAGAGACATTTGTGCCCTGGTACGAGGAGCTACGCCGGCAAGCCGAACTGAGTGGTGAGTTGCAGATTGCTGCCGGTTTTGATCCCAATACGTTGCCGATACCCTTCCCGGAAACACCATGA
- a CDS encoding ABC transporter ATP-binding protein has product MTMPVIELHDLTVYYGRRRGIEGLDLAVEAGEVFGFLGPNGAGKTTTLRVLLDLIRPVRGRALIFGQDCRRHGPAIRRQVGYLPGELNLPPQQTARQYLAMLDAVRGRVVEPAYLKQLCDQLELDLDRPLRTYSRGNKQKVGLIAAFMFRPRLLILDEPTGGLDPLAQQAVIELVRAARSEGRTVFFSSHVLPEVQAVCDRVGIIREGRLVTVERIDTLLQRQQVHRMRLRFAHQLPPTVFSLPGVTILAHSGNDIMLEVRSGLADVLRIAAEQAVIELETIPLTLEEVFLAYYGGQGENHAQPVLA; this is encoded by the coding sequence ATGACAATGCCGGTCATTGAACTCCACGACCTTACGGTCTACTATGGGCGGCGGCGTGGTATTGAAGGGCTTGATCTGGCAGTTGAGGCGGGTGAGGTGTTCGGCTTTCTTGGCCCGAATGGGGCCGGCAAGACGACCACCCTGCGGGTGCTCCTCGATCTGATCAGGCCGGTACGCGGTCGGGCGCTTATCTTTGGTCAGGATTGCCGGCGGCACGGGCCGGCCATTCGCCGGCAGGTGGGGTATCTCCCTGGCGAGCTGAATCTGCCACCCCAGCAGACTGCTCGTCAGTATCTGGCAATGCTCGATGCAGTGCGTGGCCGGGTCGTTGAGCCGGCCTATCTGAAACAACTGTGTGATCAACTCGAATTAGATCTGGATCGTCCGCTGCGTACCTATTCGCGTGGAAATAAACAGAAAGTGGGCCTGATTGCCGCTTTTATGTTCCGTCCACGCTTGCTGATCCTCGATGAACCAACTGGTGGGCTTGATCCGCTGGCGCAGCAGGCAGTGATCGAGCTGGTACGGGCCGCACGGAGTGAGGGACGCACCGTCTTCTTTTCTTCGCATGTGTTACCTGAAGTCCAGGCAGTGTGTGACCGGGTAGGGATTATTCGTGAGGGTCGACTGGTGACGGTAGAGCGCATCGACACGCTGCTGCAACGGCAACAGGTGCATCGCATGCGGCTGCGCTTTGCCCATCAATTGCCACCTACCGTGTTTTCCTTGCCCGGTGTCACGATACTGGCGCACAGCGGCAACGACATCATGCTTGAAGTACGATCAGGGTTGGCGGATGTGCTACGGATCGCCGCCGAGCAAGCAGTGATCGAACTGGAGACGATCCCGCTTACGCTGGAAGAGGTCTTTCTGGCCTACTACGGTGGACAAGGAGAAAACCATGCTCAGCCTGTTTTGGCATGA
- a CDS encoding PAS domain-containing hybrid sensor histidine kinase/response regulator, which translates to MSVDLLTLSIALNLANLLQSAALTGLALANRDRVGPVWWAAGMGVLAAGLILTTLRDVALLALELHAISNALVGIGMLLLHYGVCRFFGDSGGRRWFWLAGGLIVAANLMLVFTGDAPPLRRILFSVVVALVSMLIAQRLLRELRTDTRPVVLFLAIVFLVNSTFFALRAVASVAESDWLTVSPPWQTATYLVAIATTTLWTFGLILLVNQELVNRQHEAVQQLEQIFAAQPDAVLLSRLTDGVFVKVNHGFTTISGYSADEAIGKDALTLNLWRSPEDRRRWAEIMRREGACSGMEFDFRRRDGTFRTCILSSQVVMIRGVPHAISIVHDISERKRMEEALRRSDARYRLIAENTTDVIWLYDPFKSQFTFFSPSIEKLIGYSAAEALDLPLSAFLKPDSIQHVKTALDYMLHEWEGELTNAPPWTAEIDLIHRDGQIVQAEIVTSFVRDEEGQLMVLGVARDITARKQTEIELRLARQQAEAANRAKSAFLANVSHELRTPLHAVLGFAQLMSRDDNLTATQHEYLAIINRNSEHLLHLINEVLDLAKIESGRYTYTPNPLDVRRLLADLQALFGPQAEAKQLQLIVTCEEQVPPMIVSDEAKIRHILINLLGNAIKFTHGGSVRLRADTDKQQMYFIVEDTGVGISPLEQPYLFRPFFQGKQTANASSDTGVGLGLSISYEFARLIGGDLSVYSAGEGQGARFTLTLPLRTPVTSSFVLPAEPVKRAIQVRADQPVYRMLVADDQPTHALLLISLLRRLGFAVQSVTDGEQALAVWREWQPHMIWLDLRMPQMDGLTVARQIRAICATEPGLLQPVIIALSAHVLGDTAASVLAAGCDEFLAKPFPEHEVVRLIEQHLNVQFEYASVVIREVPETAIHDQGYHPAWCQALRQAVQVAHFQRLQELVGMIEDQRPDDARQLRNWIETFDYEAVRQWLDRLVSSQTVDRVV; encoded by the coding sequence ATGTCCGTTGACCTCCTTACCTTATCCATTGCGCTTAATCTTGCTAACCTTCTGCAAAGTGCCGCGCTTACCGGGCTGGCGCTGGCAAACCGAGACAGGGTTGGGCCAGTCTGGTGGGCTGCCGGTATGGGAGTGCTGGCAGCAGGTCTGATCCTGACCACGTTACGTGATGTAGCCCTACTAGCGCTGGAACTACACGCGATCAGCAATGCGTTGGTGGGGATCGGCATGCTCTTGCTTCACTACGGCGTGTGCCGCTTCTTCGGTGATAGTGGCGGTCGGCGATGGTTCTGGCTGGCCGGTGGCCTGATCGTTGCCGCCAATCTGATGCTGGTGTTCACCGGTGATGCACCACCGCTCCGTCGCATCCTGTTTTCAGTTGTGGTTGCTCTGGTCTCCATGCTGATTGCCCAGCGTTTACTACGCGAGTTACGAACTGATACAAGGCCGGTCGTGCTGTTTCTGGCGATAGTCTTTCTCGTTAACAGCACCTTTTTCGCATTGCGTGCAGTTGCCTCGGTAGCAGAATCAGACTGGTTAACAGTTTCACCGCCATGGCAAACTGCCACCTATCTGGTTGCGATAGCAACGACCACATTATGGACATTCGGTCTGATTTTGCTGGTCAATCAGGAACTGGTCAACAGGCAGCATGAAGCTGTCCAGCAACTTGAGCAGATTTTTGCCGCGCAACCCGATGCCGTGCTCTTGTCGCGGTTGACAGATGGTGTGTTCGTGAAGGTCAATCACGGCTTCACGACGATTAGTGGCTACAGCGCGGACGAGGCAATCGGCAAAGATGCGCTCACGCTCAACCTCTGGCGTTCACCAGAGGATCGTCGGCGATGGGCTGAGATCATGCGTCGTGAGGGTGCCTGTAGCGGCATGGAATTTGATTTTCGTCGTCGTGACGGTACCTTTCGCACCTGCATCCTTTCATCGCAAGTGGTAATGATCAGAGGTGTACCACACGCGATTAGCATTGTCCATGACATCAGCGAACGAAAGCGGATGGAAGAGGCATTGCGGCGTAGTGATGCCCGGTACCGTCTGATTGCCGAGAACACAACCGATGTGATCTGGCTGTACGATCCATTCAAATCGCAGTTCACCTTTTTCAGCCCATCGATAGAAAAACTGATCGGCTATTCGGCAGCCGAAGCGCTTGATCTGCCATTGTCAGCTTTTCTGAAGCCAGATTCGATACAGCATGTCAAGACAGCGCTCGATTACATGCTTCACGAGTGGGAAGGAGAACTAACGAACGCGCCACCATGGACAGCCGAGATCGATCTAATTCATCGTGATGGACAGATCGTACAGGCCGAAATCGTCACCTCGTTTGTGCGCGATGAAGAAGGTCAATTGATGGTACTGGGTGTAGCGCGCGATATTACTGCACGCAAGCAGACCGAGATAGAGTTGCGCCTGGCTCGCCAGCAGGCCGAGGCGGCCAATCGAGCTAAGAGTGCGTTTCTGGCGAATGTCAGTCATGAGTTACGGACTCCGCTCCACGCCGTGCTTGGTTTTGCCCAGTTGATGAGCCGTGATGATAATTTAACGGCGACTCAGCATGAGTATCTGGCAATTATCAATCGGAACAGCGAGCACCTCTTACATCTGATCAATGAAGTGCTTGATCTGGCGAAGATTGAATCCGGGCGCTACACCTACACACCAAATCCGCTCGACGTTCGACGATTACTGGCCGATCTGCAAGCGTTGTTTGGGCCACAAGCAGAAGCGAAACAATTACAACTTATCGTCACCTGTGAAGAACAAGTTCCGCCGATGATTGTGAGCGACGAAGCCAAGATTCGCCATATTTTGATCAATTTACTGGGAAATGCGATCAAGTTTACTCATGGTGGCAGTGTTCGTCTGCGAGCTGATACCGATAAACAACAGATGTACTTTATTGTAGAAGATACCGGTGTTGGCATTTCGCCCCTTGAGCAACCGTACCTCTTTCGGCCATTCTTTCAAGGAAAACAGACTGCCAATGCGTCTTCAGATACTGGGGTTGGTTTGGGGTTGAGTATCAGTTATGAGTTTGCCCGTTTGATCGGCGGTGATCTCTCGGTGTACAGTGCGGGCGAGGGGCAGGGTGCTCGATTTACGCTCACATTGCCATTGCGTACCCCCGTCACCTCATCATTTGTATTGCCGGCAGAGCCGGTCAAGCGCGCTATTCAGGTACGTGCCGATCAGCCGGTCTACCGCATGCTGGTGGCCGATGATCAACCAACCCATGCCTTACTGCTGATTTCGTTGTTGCGACGATTGGGCTTTGCGGTTCAATCGGTCACTGATGGTGAGCAGGCGCTGGCCGTCTGGCGTGAGTGGCAACCACATATGATCTGGCTTGACCTGCGGATGCCGCAGATGGATGGATTGACGGTGGCGCGGCAGATTCGCGCAATCTGTGCGACTGAACCAGGATTATTGCAGCCGGTGATTATTGCGCTGTCAGCCCATGTGCTGGGTGACACGGCAGCGAGTGTACTGGCTGCCGGTTGCGATGAATTTCTGGCGAAACCGTTTCCTGAGCACGAGGTGGTTCGACTGATCGAACAACATCTGAATGTGCAATTTGAGTATGCCAGTGTAGTGATACGTGAGGTGCCGGAAACAGCAATTCACGATCAGGGGTATCACCCGGCGTGGTGTCAGGCGTTGCGTCAGGCTGTCCAGGTTGCGCATTTTCAGCGGTTGCAGGAATTAGTGGGAATGATTGAGGATCAACGTCCTGATGATGCGCGGCAGCTCCGCAACTGGATCGAGACGTTCGATTACGAGGCAGTGCGACAGTGGCTTGACCGGTTGGTTTCTTCTCAAACGGTGGATCGTGTTGTATAG
- a CDS encoding ABC transporter permease: protein MLSLFWHELRMRRMLLIGWGSGLLVFFSVYLAFYPALPAEMRNLDLQAIELYRAFGNLSMATFEGYIGSTIFHFFSVLIGVLAIVTGTGVLAGEEDAGTLELQMALPLTRWQLVTAKVLELAAIALVVLTMAGIAAALVFLAIRSQLTTNLDAGDLFRAVIAHWPLVFLFQMISLWLGTVTPSRRVALALAAVVLVVSFLGYNLVGMSPDLEWLQPLSPFHYRPSTPDALDGGPAASDLLVLSGAALVFYLLAIVSFEQRDVTVGAWLWTRLVRRRVV from the coding sequence ATGCTCAGCCTGTTTTGGCATGAATTGCGTATGCGGCGTATGCTGTTGATCGGCTGGGGCAGTGGCCTGCTGGTCTTTTTCAGTGTCTACCTGGCGTTTTATCCAGCTTTGCCCGCTGAAATGCGTAACCTCGATTTGCAGGCGATTGAACTGTACCGGGCATTTGGTAATCTCAGCATGGCTACCTTTGAGGGGTATATTGGCTCGACCATCTTCCACTTTTTTAGTGTCCTGATCGGAGTGTTAGCCATTGTCACCGGCACCGGTGTGCTGGCAGGTGAAGAAGATGCCGGTACGCTCGAATTGCAAATGGCGCTGCCGCTGACACGCTGGCAACTGGTGACGGCGAAGGTGTTGGAACTGGCAGCCATTGCGCTGGTTGTGTTGACGATGGCTGGCATCGCTGCCGCGCTGGTCTTTCTGGCGATTCGCTCTCAGCTCACCACTAATCTCGATGCCGGCGACCTCTTTCGTGCGGTCATCGCGCACTGGCCATTGGTTTTTCTCTTCCAAATGATTAGTTTGTGGTTGGGCACGGTGACCCCCTCGCGACGGGTGGCGCTGGCGCTGGCAGCGGTTGTGCTGGTGGTGAGTTTTCTTGGCTACAACCTGGTCGGTATGTCGCCTGATCTGGAGTGGTTGCAGCCATTGTCGCCATTTCACTATCGCCCTTCAACGCCTGACGCCCTAGACGGTGGGCCGGCAGCGAGTGATCTGCTGGTATTGAGTGGTGCAGCGCTGGTGTTCTATTTGCTGGCAATCGTGAGCTTTGAGCAGCGTGATGTTACGGTTGGAGCCTGGCTTTGGACGAGGCTGGTGAGACGGCGGGTGGTATGA